The following nucleotide sequence is from Gammaproteobacteria bacterium.
TGCCTTGAATGCTATTGGAAATGCACCATCGAATACATCTACCGCAACAGCATTAGAACGTACCGTAACCTCTAGCAGCCCTGCTGCATCAGAAGATGGCGGCGGCGGAGGTGGCGGTGCCTTTTATTGGCTAACGGCAATTCTATTGTTAGCAAGAACAGCCAAACGCTTTAATTAAACAAAGCCTATTCATACAATACTAATGACCGCAATTGCTCTAATGCGGTCATTCTGAGCTTTACTTATTTAATCCGATAATTTGCTTGGGGCCAGAGTTCATTAATTTCATCTGCCTGATGTTTGGCATTAAACCTTTCCCATATGATTCCATTCACGTCTATCTCACTACTGAATTCCAATGCGCTGTCATCTTCCCACCCTAAATGACGAAGCAATCCCGGTGAAGAATCTTTATCTCGACGAATTGAAACATTAAGTGCTTCTGTTCTCCATAATGCATATTCATTATTTACAAGCGAGCATGGCTGCTGTCCCAAACGCTCACTGTAGTCTTTTATGCTTTCATCTAACTTATCCGTAGAAATGGAGATATGCAGTTTTTTCATAATTAGTTCTTTGTTTGAATTTAATAAATTCTATGCCTACGTTCGACCAATAGCAGTCATTCGATAGATTTTATTAGATAATATAGACCACCACCGAATATGGATACATCATTTGTGAGTAAAAGTTGTTGCCAGAACCAGATAGACGTTGCGGCATTACATGCTAAGCAACGTCGAGTGCTGATTATTATCCTAGTGCTAAATTCAGCAACGTTTCTAATGATGGTCTTCGGTTCAATCATCAGCGGCTCATCATCTCTGTTATCTGGCGCACTAGATAATTTCGGTGATGCATTAACCTACGCACTAAGTTTGATGGTGATAAGTGCAAGCTTGGTCGCCAAAGCACGTGTAGCTTTGTTTAAAGGCGTGTTGATCCTAGGTGCAGCACTTGTCGTTGCTATACAGATTGCTTGGAGCTTATTTCATCCGGCAACCCCTGCATTTGAATCAATGGGGATTGCTGCATTTTTAAATTTAGGAGTTAATTTAATATGTCTTTGGTTGTTAATGTCGTATCGATATGGTGATGTGAACATGTCGTCTGCATGGGAATGCTCACGCAATGATGTAAACGAAGGTATAGCCGTTATTGCTGCGGCACTTGGAGTATGGGTCTTTCAATCTGGTTGGCCTGATTTGGTGATTGCAGTCGTTCTATTAATTCTATTTTTACGCTCGGCTATTCGTGTACTTCGTAGTGGATGGCGAGAACTTCATTCGTCGTTGTAGTAAAACATACTAATGTCCACTTTGGGTCGTTAGCGGTCATTTTGAATGTGTTATTTATTGAATCCAACCCGATACCCCTCAGTGGTTTAGCTTATATTTGTCTTAGAGAAATATTATAAACTCAACTTATTTTATTTATTTAGTTTTAGCTGCTATTGCGGTCTTTGTTATTTGGAGCAATTCAAGAAAGGTGTAGCGGAATAGCTATTACATAGCATAAATAATTACGAAGATTCATGACTAGGCGAAGCGCCTAGTTAAAAGGAATTAGGAAGCAAGGTAAACAGCGTTCAGACGTAGAGAATGAGAGAGTTGTTGGAGAGAGAGGTTCACTATCTGGTAATTCCGCTGTCATAGAATCCTTGCTTCCTTAGACCGGTGATTTTGCGCCCCTATCTTTCAATAGGTTTGCCATTTTCAGAAGTTATATTAATCCTCAGTTATCAACAAACAAATATAGTTTAGTAATAACCACTCAGTAATAACTAGTAATCAATCACACTTTTCCCTGTATACCGCCCATTCTTGCTTCAATTAATTTACTTAAAATCAGTCTGTTATTAGCAAGTCGGGTTAAAAGGTACTGAATTCCAGATAAGTGTTATATGTATATAATTAACCATCTATAAAAACGATTATTACCATGAAAACAATCTAATTTACTAATTAACAATAGGAGTGGATTATTACTGCCATCAGAACTCATACAGTGCAGAGCCTGCACTGATCTTAATTTAACGATAAGGGGCTTAATGATGGCGCAAAATAAACTAACAACTTCTACTGGCATCCCTATAGCAGATGACCAAAACGCAGTAACCGCAGGTGAACGTGGTCCAGTCTTAATGCAAGATGTGGCATTAATGGAAAAACTTGCACATTTTAATCGTGAAAGAATCCCAGAGCGTATTGTGCATGCCAAAGGAACAGGTGCATACGGTACATTTACCTTAAAAAAAGATCTTTCTAATTACACAATTGCTGACTTTCTAAATGGAAACGACAAACAGACAGAAGTCTTTCTTCGTTTCTCAACAGTAGGTGGTGAAATGGGCTCGGGTGATGCTGAGCGTGATCCTCGTGGCTTTGCAGTGAAGTTTTATACTAAGGAAGGTAATCACGACATTGTTGGAAACAATACACCAGTGTTTTTCATTCGAGATGGACATAAATTTCCAGATTTCATTC
It contains:
- a CDS encoding cation transporter; amino-acid sequence: MDTSFVSKSCCQNQIDVAALHAKQRRVLIIILVLNSATFLMMVFGSIISGSSSLLSGALDNFGDALTYALSLMVISASLVAKARVALFKGVLILGAALVVAIQIAWSLFHPATPAFESMGIAAFLNLGVNLICLWLLMSYRYGDVNMSSAWECSRNDVNEGIAVIAAALGVWVFQSGWPDLVIAVVLLILFLRSAIRVLRSGWRELHSSL